In Deltaproteobacteria bacterium, a single genomic region encodes these proteins:
- the rplT gene encoding 50S ribosomal protein L20, giving the protein MARTKRGVKARRRRNKVLKLAKGYRGARSKLFRTATEAVDKALSYAYTGRKLKKRDFRKLWIARINAAARMNGISYSRLINGLKKAAVSLDRKILAEMAVSDPKGFTAVSDVAKGALKA; this is encoded by the coding sequence ATGGCAAGAACTAAAAGAGGTGTTAAGGCCAGAAGAAGAAGAAACAAGGTACTTAAACTCGCCAAGGGTTACAGGGGGGCAAGGAGCAAGCTTTTCAGGACAGCAACAGAAGCTGTTGACAAGGCGCTCTCCTATGCATATACAGGAAGAAAACTTAAGAAAAGGGACTTCAGAAAGCTCTGGATTGCCAGGATTAATGCGGCAGCCAGGATGAATGGTATTTCATACAGCAGGCTTATAAATGGACTGAAAAAAGCGGCCGTATCTCTCGATAGGAAAATTCTGGCAGAGATGGCTGTTTCAGATCCCAAAGGCTTTACGGCTGTTTCAGACGTAGCCAAAGGTGCTCTCAAAGCCTGA
- the pheT gene encoding phenylalanine--tRNA ligase subunit beta, whose protein sequence is MKISLEWLNDYIEVDLDPVQVAELLTGAGLEVEGIDYQSINVKGVVAARVGKIKKHPDSEKLLTCTAETGKEEYAIVCGDPSVREGDMVPLALPGCKLPDGRVIREAKVRGLNSSGMFCSEKELGLSEDGSAVMILPDDTKPGRDMEEVISKLNPKVNINAGGGPKGEGHSLCNNSIFEIGLTPNRSDCLSLIGFARELSALTGRKAHLPEISFRESKEKCSSHVSVRIEAPDLCSRYSARVLKGVKIGKSPLWLRKRLEEAGVRPINNAVDVTNFVMLELGQPLHAFDLARVEEGEIIVRKAKKGEKLVTLDEVERILDNEELLICDGKKPLALAGVMGGLGSSVSDSSTTILLESAHFHTSAVRKSVRKTGLHSESSHRFERGTDVEGVLNAIDRAAMLMAELSGGEILSGAIDNYPRPYEKKEILFRPGRCSKLLGMDISAEESLACLKALNMDVSGNGDSYRIVPPSYRVDIEREIDLVEEVARLKGYAAIPVEPLSGSIPERSAGSWRSGIYPVKRFMADSGFNEVVNYSFEAPMEMDKLALAEKDPLRKRIKLLNPISEDLSLMKSTLIAGLLKRLAFNIKKQNRDLQLFESGKVFLDEEKGPEEGYRLTALITGSKEPLLWKEEKDIFYLKGIVENLLDLLNIKEYTFNNCSHISYLHPGKGAEISSGGTEIGFIGEVHPDVREGYEITQPVYLFDVDLEQLLSPGISNKIAFADIATYPFVERDMALLVGKGITLHEILGHINALKTPFVEKVEAFDRYEGKGIEEGKKSLGIRIRYRSLEGTLTDEEVNGLHQSILSAVVEKVGATVR, encoded by the coding sequence ATGAAAATCAGTCTTGAATGGTTGAATGATTACATCGAAGTAGACCTCGACCCTGTGCAGGTAGCTGAATTGCTCACCGGGGCCGGACTTGAGGTCGAGGGTATCGATTATCAGTCTATCAATGTAAAGGGTGTTGTTGCTGCCAGGGTCGGTAAGATTAAGAAGCACCCTGACAGTGAAAAGCTGCTTACCTGTACGGCTGAAACAGGCAAGGAGGAGTACGCCATTGTTTGTGGTGATCCTTCTGTCAGGGAAGGAGACATGGTTCCTCTTGCACTGCCCGGATGTAAACTTCCTGATGGCAGGGTAATAAGGGAAGCAAAGGTGCGGGGGCTCAACTCTTCAGGCATGTTTTGTTCTGAAAAGGAGTTGGGACTTTCCGAGGACGGCTCTGCCGTTATGATTCTCCCCGATGATACCAAGCCAGGCAGAGATATGGAAGAGGTTATTTCTAAGCTTAATCCAAAGGTGAATATCAATGCCGGTGGAGGTCCAAAAGGAGAGGGTCATTCTCTTTGCAATAATTCCATCTTTGAAATCGGCCTTACACCGAACCGTTCAGATTGTCTCAGCCTCATTGGATTTGCCAGAGAGCTTTCAGCCCTGACAGGCAGGAAGGCTCACTTACCGGAAATTTCCTTTAGAGAATCAAAAGAAAAGTGCAGCTCTCATGTGTCGGTAAGGATTGAAGCGCCCGATCTTTGCAGCCGCTATTCAGCCAGGGTATTAAAAGGTGTGAAAATCGGCAAATCACCGTTATGGCTTAGAAAAAGGTTGGAAGAGGCCGGTGTGAGGCCTATTAACAACGCAGTCGATGTAACAAACTTTGTTATGCTGGAACTGGGCCAGCCGCTTCATGCCTTTGATCTTGCCAGGGTAGAGGAGGGGGAGATCATTGTAAGAAAGGCCAAAAAAGGGGAAAAACTGGTTACACTCGATGAAGTAGAGAGAATTCTTGATAATGAAGAACTTCTAATTTGTGACGGTAAAAAACCGCTTGCTCTGGCAGGCGTTATGGGAGGACTGGGATCTTCCGTCAGCGATAGCTCGACGACAATATTATTGGAAAGCGCCCATTTTCATACCTCGGCAGTAAGAAAAAGTGTTCGTAAAACAGGGTTGCACAGTGAGTCATCGCATCGCTTTGAAAGAGGGACTGATGTGGAGGGCGTTCTTAATGCCATTGACAGGGCAGCTATGCTCATGGCCGAACTCTCGGGAGGTGAAATTTTAAGTGGCGCTATCGACAATTATCCCCGTCCCTATGAAAAGAAAGAGATTCTCTTCAGGCCGGGCCGTTGCAGTAAGCTTCTCGGCATGGATATTTCTGCCGAAGAATCGCTCGCCTGCTTAAAGGCCCTTAATATGGATGTTTCCGGTAACGGTGACAGTTACAGGATTGTTCCTCCCTCGTACAGGGTAGATATTGAGAGAGAGATCGACCTTGTTGAGGAGGTGGCCAGGCTCAAGGGATATGCCGCCATTCCTGTGGAACCGCTCTCAGGTTCCATCCCGGAAAGATCAGCAGGCAGCTGGAGGTCAGGTATTTATCCTGTAAAGCGCTTCATGGCTGATTCCGGTTTTAATGAAGTTGTCAACTATTCATTTGAAGCGCCAATGGAGATGGATAAGCTGGCCCTGGCAGAAAAGGATCCCTTAAGAAAGCGAATTAAACTTCTCAATCCCATCTCTGAAGATTTATCACTTATGAAATCGACGCTTATTGCAGGATTGCTAAAGAGGCTCGCTTTCAATATAAAAAAGCAAAACAGGGATCTTCAGCTTTTTGAATCAGGCAAAGTGTTTCTGGATGAAGAAAAAGGGCCGGAGGAAGGTTACAGATTGACGGCCCTCATTACGGGTTCGAAAGAGCCTTTATTGTGGAAAGAGGAAAAAGATATCTTTTATCTTAAAGGTATTGTGGAAAATCTTCTTGATTTACTCAATATCAAGGAATATACTTTTAACAACTGTTCTCATATTAGCTACTTACATCCGGGAAAGGGCGCAGAGATTTCTTCCGGCGGCACAGAAATAGGATTTATTGGCGAGGTTCATCCGGATGTGAGAGAAGGCTATGAAATTACGCAGCCTGTCTATCTGTTTGATGTGGATCTTGAACAACTGTTAAGCCCCGGTATATCAAATAAAATAGCATTTGCTGATATTGCGACCTATCCTTTTGTCGAGAGGGATATGGCCCTCCTCGTAGGAAAAGGGATTACGCTTCATGAAATATTGGGGCATATTAATGCCCTCAAGACGCCCTTCGTTGAAAAGGTAGAGGCATTTGACCGGTATGAAGGCAAGGGTATAGAAGAGGGAAAGAAGAGTCTCGGTATCCGCATTAGATACCGCTCCCTTGAAGGGACGCTTACCGATGAAGAGGTAAACGGACTTCATCAATCAATCCTTTCTGCAGTGGTGGAAAAGGTTGGAGCGACGGTCAGGTAG
- the rpmI gene encoding 50S ribosomal protein L35 gives MPKMKTNRGTAKRFKVTGTGKIKRQKANTNHILTKKAQKRKRQLGHDGLVAESDKKSISRLIPYA, from the coding sequence ATGCCGAAAATGAAGACGAACAGAGGAACAGCCAAGAGATTCAAAGTGACCGGTACAGGCAAGATCAAAAGACAAAAGGCCAATACCAATCACATTCTTACCAAAAAGGCACAAAAAAGGAAAAGACAGCTTGGACATGATGGACTTGTTGCAGAGAGCGATAAAAAATCCATTTCCAGGTTGATACCTTACGCGTAA
- the infC gene encoding translation initiation factor IF-3, which yields MKRGRAADNKDKVRVNEDIRAREVRAIDDEGNQLGIISVDKALEQAKDRGLDLVEIAPGADPPVCKIMDYGKYKYEMSKKAHEAKKKQAVVILKEIKIRPKIDEHDYKFKLKHAKQFLAEGNKVKISVIFRGREMAYMDKGRQILSRVSEEVKEDAVVEFLPKVEGRNMFMILAPKKTSNNK from the coding sequence ATTAAACGAGGAAGAGCAGCAGACAATAAGGACAAGGTAAGAGTTAACGAAGACATCAGGGCCAGGGAGGTCAGAGCAATTGATGATGAAGGTAACCAGCTTGGCATAATTTCTGTTGATAAGGCGCTTGAACAAGCCAAAGACCGGGGACTTGATCTGGTTGAGATTGCGCCGGGGGCCGACCCGCCTGTCTGTAAGATAATGGACTACGGCAAGTACAAGTATGAAATGAGCAAAAAAGCTCATGAAGCGAAGAAAAAACAAGCCGTTGTTATATTGAAAGAAATAAAAATCAGACCAAAGATTGATGAACACGATTACAAATTTAAGTTAAAACATGCCAAGCAGTTTCTGGCTGAAGGTAATAAGGTCAAAATAAGTGTCATCTTCAGGGGGAGAGAGATGGCCTATATGGATAAGGGGAGACAGATACTGAGCAGGGTTTCCGAAGAGGTGAAAGAGGATGCCGTTGTGGAATTCCTTCCCAAGGTTGAAGGACGTAACATGTTCATGATCCTTGCGCCCAAAAAGACGAGTAATAACAAGTAA
- the pheS gene encoding phenylalanine--tRNA ligase subunit alpha — translation MLGELLDSLDAFKAEAEEAIEGSRSEEGLEKIRVGYLGKKGKISHILKKVGSLDAKERPQLGKRANEIKAEIEEVLSQKFAHISRAATEKKIQSEGVDLTLPGRRVSVGSLHPVTTILEEICAALIPLGFTVEEGPDIETDYYNFEALNIPKDHPAREMQDTFYVSEDLLLRTHTSPVQIRTMEKYEPPMRIIAPGTVYRCDSDVTHTPMFHQVEGFVVDKNVSFAQLKGLLTAFVHKMFGSHVNLRFRPSFFPFTEPSAEVDIECVICRGDGCRVCKETGWLEILGAGMIDPEVFKAVGYDPDLYTGFAFGMGVERIAMLKYGIKDLRMFFENDVRFLNQF, via the coding sequence ATGCTTGGTGAGCTCCTAGACAGTCTTGATGCTTTTAAAGCAGAGGCGGAAGAAGCAATCGAAGGTTCCCGTTCGGAAGAGGGCCTGGAAAAAATCAGGGTTGGCTATCTCGGTAAAAAAGGGAAAATCAGCCATATCCTGAAAAAGGTAGGCTCACTGGACGCCAAAGAGCGTCCTCAACTCGGAAAACGGGCAAACGAGATAAAAGCAGAAATTGAAGAAGTTTTATCTCAAAAGTTTGCCCACATTTCCCGGGCTGCAACAGAGAAAAAGATTCAGTCGGAAGGTGTTGACCTGACACTTCCGGGCAGGAGAGTTTCCGTCGGTTCTCTTCATCCTGTAACGACCATACTGGAAGAGATCTGTGCCGCTCTTATTCCTCTGGGTTTTACTGTAGAGGAAGGTCCCGACATAGAGACGGATTACTACAATTTCGAAGCCCTTAATATTCCCAAAGACCACCCCGCAAGAGAAATGCAGGATACTTTTTATGTTTCGGAAGACCTGCTTTTAAGGACCCATACATCACCCGTACAGATAAGGACCATGGAGAAATATGAGCCTCCCATGAGGATTATTGCTCCCGGCACGGTCTACCGGTGTGACTCAGACGTTACTCATACGCCCATGTTTCACCAGGTTGAGGGTTTTGTTGTCGATAAAAACGTGTCCTTTGCTCAATTGAAGGGACTGCTAACGGCCTTCGTTCATAAAATGTTCGGCAGCCATGTCAACCTGAGATTTCGGCCCAGTTTCTTTCCTTTTACCGAACCCAGCGCTGAGGTCGACATTGAGTGTGTTATTTGTCGTGGCGACGGTTGCAGGGTTTGCAAGGAGACGGGCTGGCTCGAAATTCTGGGTGCTGGAATGATCGATCCGGAGGTGTTTAAAGCCGTTGGTTATGATCCTGATCTATATACAGGGTTTGCTTTTGGTATGGGTGTGGAACGTATTGCCATGCTTAAATACGGCATCAAGGATTTAAGAATGTTTTTTGAAAATGACGTTCGTTTCCTGAATCAATTCTAG
- the mazG gene encoding nucleoside triphosphate pyrophosphohydrolase — translation MTEEFKGFEGLVKIMKRLRGPDGCPWDREQSKESLKPYVIEEAYEVVEAIDEGDISELKEELGDLLLQVVFLSELSDEAGDFKIDDVIAAISEKLVRRHPHVFGEETSNTSEEVVKSWASIKIDEKKEKGKKSVLEGVPCHMPALLRAHRIAEKAARVGFDWSHIDEVFKKLEEELGEFEEALASKDIAKVEDELGDVIFALVNISRFLEVNPEEALKKTVRKFVSRFNYIEEGLERGGLDIRDASLEEMERLWEEAKEAEGR, via the coding sequence ATGACGGAAGAATTCAAAGGCTTTGAGGGCCTTGTTAAAATTATGAAACGGTTAAGAGGTCCCGATGGTTGCCCCTGGGACAGGGAACAGAGTAAGGAAAGCCTTAAGCCATACGTTATTGAAGAGGCCTACGAAGTGGTTGAGGCAATCGATGAAGGTGATATTTCAGAGCTTAAGGAAGAGTTGGGTGACCTCTTATTACAGGTCGTTTTTCTGTCGGAGCTTTCTGACGAGGCGGGGGATTTCAAGATTGATGATGTAATTGCCGCCATTTCGGAAAAGCTGGTGAGACGTCATCCTCATGTTTTCGGAGAGGAGACGAGTAATACGTCGGAAGAGGTCGTTAAAAGCTGGGCCTCCATCAAGATCGATGAAAAGAAAGAGAAGGGCAAAAAATCTGTTTTAGAAGGCGTTCCCTGTCATATGCCTGCCTTGCTAAGGGCCCACAGGATTGCGGAAAAGGCGGCCAGGGTGGGTTTTGACTGGAGCCACATTGATGAGGTTTTCAAAAAACTGGAAGAGGAACTGGGAGAGTTTGAGGAAGCCCTTGCATCCAAAGATATTGCCAAAGTGGAAGACGAACTGGGTGATGTCATTTTTGCCCTCGTCAACATTTCCAGATTCCTTGAAGTTAATCCCGAGGAGGCCCTTAAAAAGACGGTGAGGAAGTTTGTGAGCCGCTTTAACTATATTGAAGAAGGACTCGAAAGAGGAGGCCTCGATATTCGTGATGCAAGCCTGGAGGAGATGGAGAGGCTCTGGGAAGAGGCGAAGGAAGCTGAAGGCAGGTAA
- a CDS encoding integration host factor subunit alpha — protein MTKADIIENTYEKVGISKKETAKVVQSIFDIIKETLEEGENVKVSGFGNFMVRQKKTRRGRNPQTGEEIEISARKVITFKPSNVLKDLINS, from the coding sequence ATGACAAAGGCTGACATCATTGAGAATACATATGAAAAAGTAGGTATCTCGAAAAAAGAGACGGCAAAGGTAGTTCAATCCATTTTTGATATCATAAAAGAAACACTGGAAGAGGGTGAAAACGTAAAGGTTTCCGGTTTCGGAAACTTTATGGTAAGGCAGAAAAAGACGCGCAGAGGCAGAAATCCTCAGACAGGTGAAGAGATTGAAATTTCTGCCAGGAAGGTTATTACTTTTAAGCCGAGCAACGTTCTCAAGGACCTCATTAATTCCTGA
- a CDS encoding 3'-5' exonuclease encodes MNRICAVDVETTGLSVRKGHRVIEVGAVIIEEGRLSRTFHSLVSAGKPVSASALAVHGITEEMLAGEPSPEEVYPELARFMEGCRLVAHNARFDMDFLRSEFDRQDIPFNPSCDCTLILSRKGLPHLPDHRLMTVYKHFFGKIPDNVQLHRALADARLAAEVWLKLQK; translated from the coding sequence ATGAACCGTATCTGCGCCGTCGACGTAGAGACGACAGGCCTTTCAGTCAGGAAAGGGCACAGGGTAATCGAAGTGGGAGCCGTTATTATTGAAGAGGGCAGGCTCAGTCGAACCTTTCATAGCCTTGTCAGCGCCGGTAAGCCTGTCAGCGCTTCTGCCCTGGCTGTTCATGGAATTACTGAAGAGATGCTGGCAGGGGAGCCGTCTCCTGAAGAAGTCTATCCTGAACTGGCCCGATTTATGGAAGGCTGCAGGCTGGTGGCTCATAATGCGCGCTTTGATATGGATTTTCTAAGAAGTGAGTTTGACAGGCAGGATATTCCTTTCAATCCTTCCTGCGACTGCACTCTTATCCTGAGCAGAAAAGGACTTCCTCATCTTCCTGATCACAGGCTAATGACCGTCTATAAACACTTTTTCGGTAAAATACCGGATAATGTGCAACTTCACAGAGCGCTCGCTGATGCAAGGCTTGCGGCAGAGGTCTGGCTAAAGCTTCAAAAATAA
- the guaB gene encoding IMP dehydrogenase, with amino-acid sequence MSDDSMRTGLTFDDVLLQPAKSDVLPKDADTSTFLTKKIKLNIPIISAAMDSVTEASAAIAVAQEGGLGIIHKNLSIEEHAQEVDKVKKSESGMIVDPITIGPSQHIYEALDIMKKYKISGIPVTDKGKLVGILTNRDLRFEKNLYQKVSDVMTKEGLVTVPEGTTLEESKAILHKHRIEKLLVVDDGYRLRGLITIKDIEKSIKYPNACKDSFGRLRVGAAVGVGDDRDERVEALLKAGADVIAVDTAHGHSKGVIESVKEIKLNFPDCNLIAGNIATAEAAMDLIKAGADAIKVGIGPGSICTTRIVAGVGVPQLTAIMDCVSVAEKEGIPVIADGGIKFSGDIAKAIAGGANLVMIGSLFAGTDESPGETVLLQGRSYKVYRGMGSVGAMKAGSKDRYFQDEVDSDIKLVPEGIEGRVPYRGPMSSTIHQLIGGLRAGMGYTGCKDIEALRKKASFVRISQAGLKESHVHDVTITKEAPNYRLD; translated from the coding sequence ATGAGCGACGACAGTATGAGAACTGGTTTGACTTTTGATGACGTTCTTCTCCAGCCGGCTAAATCGGACGTGCTGCCAAAGGATGCCGATACATCTACTTTTCTTACCAAAAAAATAAAACTTAACATTCCCATTATCAGCGCCGCAATGGATTCCGTTACTGAGGCATCGGCTGCTATTGCCGTTGCCCAGGAGGGGGGACTGGGTATCATTCATAAAAACCTGAGCATTGAAGAACATGCCCAGGAAGTGGATAAGGTAAAGAAATCGGAAAGCGGCATGATTGTCGATCCTATTACCATAGGGCCTTCGCAGCATATTTATGAAGCGCTCGATATTATGAAGAAGTACAAAATATCGGGGATTCCCGTTACTGATAAGGGAAAGCTCGTCGGTATTTTGACTAACAGGGATTTAAGGTTCGAGAAAAACCTCTACCAGAAAGTATCCGATGTAATGACCAAAGAGGGGCTCGTAACGGTTCCCGAGGGAACGACCCTTGAAGAATCCAAAGCCATTCTCCATAAGCACAGGATTGAAAAGCTGCTTGTTGTCGATGACGGCTACCGCTTAAGAGGTCTTATCACCATTAAAGACATAGAAAAAAGCATTAAGTATCCTAATGCCTGCAAGGATTCCTTTGGCAGGCTGAGAGTGGGGGCTGCCGTTGGTGTTGGTGACGACAGGGATGAAAGGGTAGAGGCGCTCCTAAAAGCGGGGGCTGACGTAATAGCCGTCGATACGGCCCATGGACATTCGAAGGGCGTCATTGAGTCTGTAAAGGAGATTAAGCTTAATTTCCCTGATTGCAACCTGATTGCAGGCAATATTGCGACTGCTGAAGCGGCTATGGACCTCATTAAGGCAGGCGCCGACGCTATCAAGGTTGGAATCGGGCCGGGCTCCATCTGTACAACAAGAATTGTGGCCGGTGTTGGCGTACCCCAGTTAACGGCCATTATGGATTGTGTCAGCGTTGCTGAAAAGGAAGGTATCCCTGTTATTGCCGATGGTGGTATCAAATTTTCAGGTGATATTGCCAAGGCCATTGCAGGTGGGGCCAATCTTGTTATGATAGGCAGTCTTTTTGCCGGAACGGATGAAAGTCCCGGTGAAACGGTGTTACTGCAGGGGAGAAGTTACAAAGTTTACCGGGGAATGGGGTCTGTAGGCGCCATGAAAGCGGGAAGCAAAGACCGTTATTTCCAGGATGAAGTCGATAGCGATATCAAGCTTGTTCCCGAAGGGATTGAAGGAAGAGTGCCCTACAGAGGGCCTATGTCTTCAACTATCCACCAGCTAATCGGTGGACTCAGAGCCGGAATGGGTTATACAGGATGCAAGGATATTGAAGCGTTGAGGAAAAAGGCTTCCTTTGTCCGAATTTCGCAGGCGGGATTGAAAGAGAGCCATGTTCATGACGTGACCATTACAAAAGAAGCGCCCAATTACAGGCTCGACTGA
- a CDS encoding right-handed parallel beta-helix repeat-containing protein gives MMMGEKREIIKQVFIFLFLLILSACGSGSDDRYSTTPVTLFDEGTYSESDTIWLNWTEGSDPVYGITAYRLEVRDENDVIIFDEVLGKVLNYKVSGTQGQTLTARVAAINGAGQQGPWSDFSDGILLCGKYLSCLAGTIFVSTLGSDDNDGLSPDLPFLTIKKAVEEAGPGDVIDVAAGTYREQVKIMKFNGRGGNEKAPLVLRGNGEAIIDGSEPLSNWTSYGFQKKGTDNECRLWLTYFNPDFHPDLIFRDGIKRAPTQLFIDGTTRLDLLPRRARYYNGNAFSEEDTQTLANITSNLRPNIWAWINNSEIKNTVYVCLAAGELIENRIEMPVRNAAIVSDTGYLHISGFVTKRQASYGIIVKGDSTMKEVVIANNDISLLSGSRQYLDSDLGPHIKEWGIGLGISASVDSRATIMSNRVSDVSYTGIRVSRSPNGLSPSTYIRVSDNVIERITPHPYGSSRSHELGEALSGLNGSHHDLFENNIISDSKFGIWFDSHINSLDGGTSYATVTENIVSNTSRAIFFERATYRSIAKRNLIINADIGIKLGTSTQYGQEKDKSNPRFHAKESRIINNTIINAQTGIALEYASHSEVLNNIIYSDKADAIGTSINTGTIIINDAMGNSYGTVNNNLYHLIASSSLGCYTSACFLDFPSWYAQTGFDADSVHTDPLFSNYTDYSLTMGSPAIDSGINGGLADYCNGPDLGYVELLTGSCL, from the coding sequence ATGATGATGGGAGAGAAAAGGGAAATAATAAAACAAGTCTTTATTTTTCTGTTTTTACTTATACTGTCTGCTTGTGGGTCAGGGTCCGATGACAGGTATTCCACGACGCCTGTAACTTTGTTCGATGAGGGAACCTACTCCGAGTCGGATACTATTTGGTTGAACTGGACTGAAGGCAGCGACCCTGTATATGGGATCACTGCTTATCGATTGGAAGTAAGGGATGAAAATGATGTAATTATATTCGATGAAGTCCTTGGAAAGGTTTTGAACTATAAAGTAAGCGGTACCCAGGGGCAAACTTTAACTGCAAGGGTGGCGGCTATTAATGGCGCCGGACAGCAGGGGCCCTGGTCGGACTTTTCCGACGGTATTCTTTTGTGTGGGAAATACCTGAGTTGCCTTGCCGGAACAATTTTTGTTTCTACTTTAGGCAGTGACGACAATGACGGTCTTAGTCCGGATTTGCCATTTTTAACGATAAAGAAGGCGGTAGAAGAAGCCGGGCCGGGCGATGTTATTGATGTGGCTGCCGGGACCTACAGGGAGCAGGTCAAGATTATGAAGTTTAATGGTCGTGGAGGTAATGAAAAAGCGCCTTTAGTGTTGCGAGGTAATGGGGAAGCCATTATAGATGGTTCTGAACCGCTTTCAAACTGGACGAGTTATGGGTTTCAGAAAAAAGGAACTGACAATGAATGCAGACTCTGGTTGACCTATTTTAATCCCGATTTCCACCCTGATCTTATATTCCGGGATGGGATCAAAAGAGCGCCCACACAACTCTTTATTGATGGAACGACAAGGCTGGATTTATTGCCCAGGCGTGCCAGATACTATAATGGAAATGCCTTTTCAGAAGAAGATACGCAGACTTTGGCCAACATTACCAGCAACCTGCGCCCCAATATATGGGCCTGGATTAATAATAGCGAGATAAAAAATACTGTTTATGTCTGCCTTGCTGCTGGTGAATTAATTGAAAACCGTATAGAAATGCCTGTGCGCAATGCCGCCATCGTATCGGATACGGGGTATCTGCATATTTCGGGCTTTGTGACAAAACGCCAGGCTTCTTACGGCATTATCGTCAAGGGTGATTCAACAATGAAGGAGGTCGTCATCGCCAATAATGACATCAGTTTGCTTAGTGGTTCGAGACAATATTTAGATTCAGACCTTGGGCCCCATATCAAGGAATGGGGGATTGGACTCGGAATTTCAGCAAGCGTTGATTCCCGGGCGACGATCATGTCTAACCGCGTGTCAGATGTTTCTTATACCGGTATTAGAGTTTCCAGGTCTCCCAATGGATTGTCGCCCTCCACCTATATACGGGTATCGGACAACGTAATAGAGCGGATTACTCCTCATCCCTACGGCTCCAGCCGGTCCCATGAGTTAGGTGAAGCGCTCAGTGGACTCAATGGTTCCCACCACGACCTCTTTGAAAATAACATTATTTCAGATTCAAAATTTGGAATCTGGTTTGATTCGCACATTAATAGCCTTGATGGAGGGACGTCATATGCAACAGTCACTGAAAACATCGTTTCTAATACAAGTAGAGCTATTTTTTTTGAAAGGGCCACTTACCGCAGTATTGCAAAGAGAAATCTTATTATAAATGCAGACATCGGTATCAAGCTCGGCACTTCAACGCAGTATGGGCAGGAAAAGGATAAAAGTAATCCCCGTTTCCACGCCAAAGAAAGCAGGATCATAAATAATACGATTATAAATGCCCAAACAGGTATTGCGCTGGAATATGCATCGCATTCGGAAGTTTTAAACAATATCATCTATAGCGATAAGGCAGATGCAATCGGGACTTCCATCAATACAGGCACCATTATCATCAATGATGCTATGGGAAATTCTTATGGAACGGTAAATAACAATCTTTATCATCTCATCGCATCAAGCAGTCTCGGCTGCTATACAAGCGCCTGCTTCCTTGATTTTCCATCATGGTATGCTCAAACCGGTTTTGATGCCGATTCCGTCCATACTGATCCCCTGTTCAGCAATTATACAGACTATTCTCTGACAATGGGCTCTCCCGCCATAGATAGCGGTATCAATGGCGGGCTTGCAGATTACTGTAACGGGCCTGATTTGGGGTATGTTGAACTTCTGACGGGAAGTTGTCTTTAA
- a CDS encoding MerR family transcriptional regulator, with translation MQITLPIPEKKYFKIGEVSKITGLEPHVLRFWESEFRALSPRKDSGNQRLYTRNDIETIIYIKKLLYQENYTIAGAKKKVDSRDNEETVKSKQNFEEELFAVKKGLQEIRELLD, from the coding sequence TTGCAGATTACTTTACCCATTCCGGAAAAGAAATACTTTAAAATTGGCGAGGTAAGCAAAATTACAGGCCTTGAGCCTCATGTGCTGCGGTTTTGGGAATCTGAGTTCAGGGCCCTTTCTCCCCGTAAAGACAGTGGAAATCAGAGACTTTATACGAGAAACGACATAGAGACTATCATATACATCAAAAAACTTCTTTACCAGGAAAACTACACCATTGCCGGGGCAAAGAAGAAGGTTGACAGCAGAGACAATGAAGAGACTGTAAAAAGTAAGCAAAATTTTGAGGAAGAACTTTTTGCAGTCAAAAAAGGGCTTCAGGAAATAAGGGAACTTCTCGACTGA